A window of Neorhizobium galegae bv. orientalis str. HAMBI 540 genomic DNA:
GCGGGATCGCCGAACAGCATCCCGATGCGGGCAATGTCTGGACCTTCTTTCATACTTCGACCGTAACCGAAGCATCTTCGTCTGGCAATATGGCAAAACACCTCCACAACAGAAGGAGACGAAGTCATGATCACCTGTTTCATCCGCTACGAGATCGACCCGTTCAAGAAGGACGACTTCGCCGAATATGCCCGCAACTGGGGCCAGGCGATCCCGCGCTGCGGCGCCGACCTGATCGGTTATTTCGGCCCGCATGAGGGCTCGGCAACAACGGCCTACGGTGTCTACAACATCGACAGCCTCGCCGCCTACGAGACCTACCGGTCCCGGCTGATGGCCGATCCGCTTGGCCAGGAGAATTATGCGTTTTCCAAGCGCGAACGTTTCATCCTGAAGGAGGATCGCATCTTCCTCAAGAACGTCTCCATGCCCCACGGAGCTTTGGTAAAGCCATGATCGCCGTCATCTTCGAAGTCATCCCCTATATGGGCGAGCGCCACAAATATCTCGACCTTGCCGGCGAGCTACGCTCCGAACTGGAAACCATCGACGGCTTCATCTCGATCGAGCGTTTCGAAAGTCTGACCCTGCGCGGAAAAATCCTCTCCCTGTCTTTCTGGCGGGACGAGGAGGCGGTCAAGGCATGGCGCAACCTCGAAAGCCACCGAGCCGCCCAGAAAGCCGGCCGCGGCGGCGTCTTCGCCGATTACCGCCTGCGCATCGGCCATGTCGTCAGAGATTACGGCATGTTCGAGCGCGACGAGGCGCCGAGGGACAGCCGCGAGGTGCATGCGGCGTGAACGCGCGCCCCTCGTGATCTCAAGGTTCTGCGGTCACCAGGAATATTCGCGGCCCTCGGCAAGCACGCTGTTGCACATCAGTCGACCTTCATCTCGCTGCGCTCGCCGGCCTTGATGGTGACCGGGCGATCCTCGGGTGCCTTGTCACCCTTGAACGTCAGCTTCACCACGTAGTCGCCGGCCGGCAGGGTATCCTTGTGCTCCGGCCCGAACCCATAGGAAATCTCCTTCTGATTCCCCTGGATGTCCTTTTTCGCATCGAAGACGACGATGCGGTCGGAGTCGGGGGCGGCGACCGCGAGAACGCCTGCCTGTATGTTGATCGTCACGTCCTTGCGTTCGCCTGCCTTGATGCTGAACGGAATTTCGGCGCGTGTCGAGCCCAGCCTGGCGGTGAGGATCAGGTCGCCGGCCGGCGCTTCGAGCGTGGTGCCGGTGCCGTATGTGGAGTTGAAGCTCTTGCGCGCGCCGTTGATGTCCATCGTCGGCGAGACCACTTCGAAGAAGATCTCGGAGGATTCCATCGGCGGCCCGCCCGCCACATAGGTCGCCCTGTTGACGACCATGCCGGCGCCGATGACGAGATCCGTCTCGATCTTTTCGCCGGCCTTGGCGGCGACGGTCTTCTCCACCGTGACCGCGCCGAGCGAGCCGGTGAGTTTGACGTCGCCGGCCGCGACATAGGCCTTGGTGGTGCCGTAGAACGTCGTCGCATAATCGCCGAAGGCGACATCGACGCGGGCGTTGTCATCCGCCTTCTTGTCCTGCGGCGTCCGCTTGGGCAGTACGGTCAGATGTGCCGCGTCGAAGTTGACGGCTACCTTGGTGATCACACCGGGCTTCACCTCGAAGGGAGCCAGCTTCTTGATCGAGTTGTTGAGGGTTGCCTGCGCGACGTAACTGCCGGGTTCGAGCGTCGTCGAATAGGTCCCGACATACTGGTTGTCGAGATAGTCGCCCTCCGCCTGGCCGCTTGCATCGGCCTTGT
This region includes:
- a CDS encoding NIPSNAP family protein; translation: MITCFIRYEIDPFKKDDFAEYARNWGQAIPRCGADLIGYFGPHEGSATTAYGVYNIDSLAAYETYRSRLMADPLGQENYAFSKRERFILKEDRIFLKNVSMPHGALVKP
- a CDS encoding antibiotic biosynthesis monooxygenase family protein, whose amino-acid sequence is MIAVIFEVIPYMGERHKYLDLAGELRSELETIDGFISIERFESLTLRGKILSLSFWRDEEAVKAWRNLESHRAAQKAGRGGVFADYRLRIGHVVRDYGMFERDEAPRDSREVHAA
- a CDS encoding vWA domain-containing protein, translated to MRVLAVAMFAISCLFMAPAQAAEQSIIVLDASGSMWGQIGGKAKMEIARETLSAVLQSVPADSALGLMVYGHRDKGSCDDIELAIPPAVGTADKIRAFVKGINPKGKTPLSQAVREAAEALKYTEEKATVILVTDGLETCEADPCALANELEKNGVDFTAHVVGFGLTKEEGKQVACLAENTGGKYLQASDAKQLAEALKQTVVAAPKPVEKPAPAPAPAAVPQFNVIATSTLSEGGPPLGKDNNDVQWLFYKADASGQAEGDYLDNQYVGTYSTTLEPGSYVAQATLNNSIKKLAPFEVKPGVITKVAVNFDAAHLTVLPKRTPQDKKADDNARVDVAFGDYATTFYGTTKAYVAAGDVKLTGSLGAVTVEKTVAAKAGEKIETDLVIGAGMVVNRATYVAGGPPMESSEIFFEVVSPTMDINGARKSFNSTYGTGTTLEAPAGDLILTARLGSTRAEIPFSIKAGERKDVTINIQAGVLAVAAPDSDRIVVFDAKKDIQGNQKEISYGFGPEHKDTLPAGDYVVKLTFKGDKAPEDRPVTIKAGERSEMKVD